A portion of the Corallococcus silvisoli genome contains these proteins:
- a CDS encoding Vps62-related protein: protein MTFRQCFLALAATTFLTSPAQANTVYGAWQGSGGQSASSPGNRAFLLEVSAASPPMTFTLTSSVDAWLYLLDANGTVLAQDDNGAGGTDSRLAVSLPSGSYKLVAATALSGQSAEFTLSADAAVLRHPKALEVQPTSRFSWIYDDHGTGAKTDISVWCPDLSQSPGFFSLGDVAMPKRGQAPATTFVVRGEGDLLARPSNYNRTWTDAGSGGTHDVSFWEPVAPAGYTCLGHVAVLGYSKPSTDLIRCVRSEYVLAANPAWVWDDSGSGAKEDIGVWQAVARDHRGLPASTFISRPSHGDTGGSRYWVLNKSATSNAELRGLPVDAWTVAAFAPRVWLHPDEAYFPSSTEFHLANVHEENGHLVTNQALGCDSCTDPRFLDGQRPNQTPVPVYAQIIPRTQGGQPTNVTDVLYWTFYPYNNGKRVCIGWYSPWGCVGGYSTFGNHVGDWEHLTVRFVDGRPAQVYLSQHANGQTFAFGDKPVFLTGWHPEVFSAQGSHGLYPDAARHIYETLFNGDFLADDTGAGLAWDTWNRIVAIPWQPAGSYTGSLSWMNLTAYWGNPEGGCDNPTGYCVNSGGPSALRNRAVSQPEYMTLE from the coding sequence ATGACCTTCCGGCAATGCTTCCTCGCGCTCGCCGCGACCACGTTCCTGACGAGTCCAGCCCAGGCCAACACCGTGTATGGCGCCTGGCAGGGGTCGGGTGGGCAGAGCGCGTCCAGTCCGGGCAACCGGGCGTTCCTACTGGAGGTGTCGGCCGCATCCCCGCCCATGACCTTCACGCTGACGTCCTCCGTGGACGCATGGCTGTACCTGCTGGACGCGAACGGCACGGTGCTGGCCCAGGACGACAATGGAGCGGGCGGCACGGACTCGCGGCTGGCCGTCTCGCTGCCGTCGGGGAGCTACAAGCTGGTCGCGGCGACCGCGCTTTCGGGGCAGAGCGCGGAGTTCACCCTGAGCGCGGACGCGGCGGTGTTGCGCCATCCCAAGGCGCTGGAGGTCCAACCCACGAGCCGGTTCTCGTGGATCTACGATGATCACGGCACCGGGGCGAAGACCGACATCTCCGTCTGGTGTCCGGACCTCTCCCAGTCGCCGGGGTTCTTCTCGTTGGGGGATGTCGCGATGCCCAAGCGGGGGCAGGCTCCCGCGACCACGTTCGTGGTGCGGGGCGAGGGCGACCTGCTGGCGCGGCCGTCCAACTACAACCGGACCTGGACCGACGCCGGCTCGGGAGGAACGCACGACGTCTCCTTCTGGGAGCCGGTCGCGCCCGCGGGCTACACCTGCCTGGGCCACGTCGCGGTGCTGGGCTACTCCAAGCCCTCCACGGACCTCATCCGCTGCGTGAGGAGCGAGTACGTGCTCGCCGCCAACCCGGCCTGGGTCTGGGACGACAGCGGCTCTGGCGCGAAGGAAGACATCGGGGTGTGGCAGGCGGTGGCGCGCGACCATCGGGGCCTGCCCGCCTCCACCTTCATCTCCCGTCCCAGCCACGGCGACACGGGGGGAAGCCGCTACTGGGTGCTCAACAAGAGCGCCACGTCCAACGCGGAGCTGCGGGGGCTGCCGGTGGATGCGTGGACGGTGGCGGCCTTCGCGCCGCGCGTGTGGCTGCACCCGGACGAGGCCTACTTCCCGTCCTCCACGGAGTTCCATCTGGCCAACGTCCACGAGGAGAACGGCCACCTGGTGACGAACCAGGCGCTGGGCTGTGATTCCTGCACGGATCCGCGGTTCCTTGACGGGCAGCGTCCCAACCAGACGCCGGTCCCGGTCTACGCGCAGATCATCCCGCGCACCCAGGGAGGCCAGCCGACGAACGTGACGGACGTGCTGTATTGGACCTTCTACCCCTACAACAATGGCAAGCGGGTGTGCATTGGCTGGTATTCCCCCTGGGGGTGCGTGGGGGGCTATTCCACCTTTGGCAACCACGTGGGGGACTGGGAACACCTCACGGTGCGCTTCGTCGACGGGCGCCCCGCGCAGGTCTACCTGAGCCAGCACGCCAATGGTCAGACCTTCGCGTTCGGGGACAAGCCGGTCTTCCTCACCGGTTGGCATCCGGAGGTCTTCTCCGCCCAGGGTTCCCACGGGCTCTACCCAGACGCGGCCCGCCACATCTACGAAACCCTCTTCAACGGGGACTTCCTGGCGGACGACACCGGGGCCGGGCTCGCGTGGGACACCTGGAACCGCATCGTGGCCATCCCCTGGCAGCCGGCGGGCAGCTACACGGGCTCGCTGTCCTGGATGAACCTCACGGCGTACTGGGGCAACCCGGAGGGCGGCTGTGACAACCCCACGGGCTACTGCGTGAACAGCGGTGGTCCCTCGGCGCTGAGGAACCGGGCGGTATCTCAGCCGGAGTACATGACCCTGGAATAG